From a region of the Fischerella sp. JS2 genome:
- a CDS encoding polysaccharide biosynthesis protein has protein sequence MKPKFDSLVVRSINKAEIIRTIQQLVPPGSTTPEDPRVLATLQTLTAKLIQAYMAEGKLQADPFADVHERRIHLYQAEVSKQLQGKVVLVTGGEGCVGSHLINKLVELGVRRVVSVDKARCSNSLELKPIGEQKASVTLYAADVRNYDALTHIFGIEKPDIVFHLAAQRLPWLAEIQIRETVTTSIFGTQNIIQLCENYRVQQCIFSSTGKASRYSTTEVYAASKKFCEWQFAQAASEGKVIYGMVRFTHILENSSFCKQIDDNIQQNRIVNVHAPARYVTAQNVSEAVHLLLNAIVLSQPGSLRFITVRNLGWPTETLEVALYKILQSGKQLPIYFQGLIPGYEEYFFLGHIDWSKPTEINLLANVLEPQFIDDYGDIFIGEMAPFSPQLLSKYLAVLQTLVDVPFLPEIQIKQSLGKAVEEVASSIFSQASPQTLLKILKWGVNSKSLLAEGISIHVYRDILELLVQGLYGRLNKEILINAQMTLNTFDELIEILANLSSIAEEIAYLQAVSRNLRELKG, from the coding sequence TTGAAACCTAAGTTTGACTCGTTAGTAGTGCGTAGTATCAACAAAGCTGAAATTATTAGAACCATACAGCAATTAGTGCCACCTGGTTCAACCACTCCTGAAGATCCTAGAGTGCTTGCGACTTTGCAGACCCTCACAGCAAAGTTGATTCAAGCATATATGGCAGAAGGCAAATTGCAAGCAGATCCTTTCGCCGACGTACACGAACGTAGGATTCATCTATATCAAGCCGAAGTTAGCAAACAACTTCAAGGAAAAGTAGTGCTTGTAACTGGAGGTGAGGGTTGCGTCGGTAGCCATCTAATAAATAAACTTGTTGAGCTTGGTGTACGACGTGTAGTTTCTGTAGACAAAGCACGATGTTCTAACTCTTTAGAACTCAAACCAATTGGAGAACAGAAAGCATCAGTTACACTATATGCAGCTGATGTACGCAATTATGATGCTCTCACACATATATTTGGCATTGAGAAGCCAGATATTGTCTTCCACTTAGCAGCCCAACGCCTACCTTGGCTTGCTGAGATTCAAATTCGAGAAACAGTTACGACTAGTATCTTCGGTACGCAAAATATCATTCAACTTTGTGAAAATTACCGAGTGCAGCAATGTATTTTCTCCTCAACGGGTAAGGCGTCTAGGTATTCCACAACTGAAGTTTATGCAGCCTCGAAGAAATTTTGTGAGTGGCAATTTGCCCAAGCAGCGTCTGAAGGCAAAGTCATTTATGGAATGGTACGCTTTACTCATATACTGGAGAACAGCTCGTTTTGTAAGCAAATAGACGATAATATCCAGCAAAATCGAATTGTCAATGTTCATGCTCCTGCTCGTTATGTAACGGCTCAAAATGTTAGCGAAGCTGTACACTTATTACTGAATGCCATCGTATTATCTCAGCCTGGTAGCTTACGATTTATTACAGTACGTAATCTAGGCTGGCCTACAGAAACTTTAGAAGTAGCACTATATAAAATACTTCAATCTGGCAAACAGCTTCCAATTTATTTTCAAGGTTTGATACCAGGATATGAAGAGTATTTTTTTCTTGGTCATATTGATTGGAGTAAACCAACAGAAATTAATCTCCTAGCTAATGTATTGGAACCACAGTTCATCGACGATTATGGAGATATATTTATTGGAGAAATGGCACCCTTTTCTCCACAACTACTGTCTAAATATTTAGCTGTTTTACAAACCTTGGTAGATGTACCTTTCTTGCCAGAGATTCAAATAAAACAATCTTTGGGAAAAGCAGTAGAAGAGGTAGCTAGTTCCATTTTTTCTCAAGCATCTCCCCAAACACTCTTAAAAATTTTAAAATGGGGGGTTAACTCAAAATCTTTATTAGCAGAAGGAATTTCTATACATGTCTATCGAGACATTCTGGAACTATTAGTTCAAGGTTTGTATGGAAGACTAAACAAAGAGATTTTGATCAACGCCCAAATGACTCTGAATACATTTGATGAGTTAATTGAGATACTTGCAAACTTATCTTCTATTGCAGAAGAGATTGCGTATCTACAGGCAGTTTCTCGAAATTTAAGAGAGCTTAAGGGCTGA
- a CDS encoding DMT family transporter, whose product MFTRFVLILLVTLGGAGLTIQMAWNARLRTSTGSTVLTTMISVFVTLVSLTLLWISPTTKHGSIPAFNSLPIWAWFGGVFAAYYLVASLIAIPILGATAVFSLVIAGQMLAALILDSTGAFGVTQISLSTFRVLGTVLLLIGVILIQKH is encoded by the coding sequence ATGTTTACTCGCTTCGTCCTCATTCTTTTGGTCACGCTCGGCGGAGCGGGGCTCACAATTCAGATGGCTTGGAATGCACGTTTGCGAACCTCAACTGGCTCTACGGTTCTCACCACAATGATCTCAGTGTTCGTAACTTTGGTTTCACTGACTCTATTATGGATCAGCCCAACGACGAAGCATGGCTCTATCCCTGCATTTAATTCTCTTCCAATATGGGCCTGGTTCGGTGGGGTTTTTGCAGCTTACTACCTTGTAGCGTCCCTGATCGCGATCCCAATTTTAGGTGCTACGGCAGTTTTTTCTTTGGTGATTGCCGGACAAATGCTTGCGGCACTCATCTTGGATTCTACTGGCGCATTTGGTGTTACCCAGATTTCTCTGAGTACTTTTCGCGTCTTGGGAACGGTATTATTGCTTATTGGAGTCATCCTCATTCAAAAACACTGA
- the ggt gene encoding gamma-glutamyltransferase → MQSMFQKTHGVIAAGHEKTAEAGAEMFELGGNAFDAAIAAMLASFVAESMLTSAGGGGFLLAHSKENQNILFDFFTQTPLQKKSLHEIDFYPVEVDFGDAVQSFHIGLGAMAVPGNILGVFEVHNKLGKLPFDVVASPAIHYAQNGIEISEFQACILKMLKPIILASNESRRIYAPNGTLKTTGEILVMKDFAATLTELAARGTEYFYSGEIAEKLVKDCQNRGGYLTLEDLKNYQVIQRKPLEFNYRGHTLLTNPPPSSGGTLIAFSLALLSSIDFTNIEFGSPHHLQILSLVMRLTNEARKNGYDAYIYHPELAQNFLSHEHFQPYKQQLKRMVNKLGSTTHISVIDSEGNAASVTTSHGEGCGYIIPGTGIMVNNMLGEDDLNPQGFHTWLENQRISSMMSPTIVLKDGKPEIVLGSGGSKRIRTAIFQVISNLIDWQMPVCEAVESPRCHWDNNIFNIEPGLQQKDMTNLLLDNDTKLILWQQKNMFFGGVNTVSKTTTGVMEAAGDSRRSGVGVIIC, encoded by the coding sequence ATGCAATCGATGTTTCAAAAAACTCATGGCGTGATCGCTGCTGGACATGAAAAAACTGCCGAAGCAGGAGCAGAAATGTTTGAATTGGGTGGCAATGCTTTTGATGCCGCAATTGCTGCAATGTTAGCATCTTTTGTGGCAGAATCGATGCTGACATCAGCAGGTGGTGGTGGTTTTTTGTTAGCTCATTCCAAAGAAAATCAAAATATTTTATTTGATTTTTTTACTCAAACACCACTACAAAAAAAATCACTGCATGAGATTGATTTTTACCCAGTTGAAGTTGATTTTGGCGATGCTGTACAAAGCTTTCATATTGGGCTAGGAGCAATGGCTGTACCGGGAAATATCCTGGGAGTATTTGAGGTTCATAACAAACTTGGTAAATTGCCCTTTGATGTAGTAGCCTCACCAGCGATTCATTATGCTCAAAATGGTATAGAAATTAGTGAGTTTCAAGCATGTATTTTAAAAATGCTTAAACCGATTATTTTAGCATCTAATGAATCTAGAAGAATATATGCACCAAACGGTACACTCAAAACAACTGGTGAAATTTTAGTCATGAAAGATTTCGCAGCAACTTTGACTGAGTTAGCAGCTAGAGGAACAGAATATTTCTACTCAGGAGAAATAGCTGAAAAACTTGTTAAAGATTGTCAGAATCGCGGTGGTTATTTGACGCTAGAAGACCTAAAAAATTACCAAGTTATACAAAGGAAACCTCTGGAGTTTAATTACCGAGGACATACATTATTGACGAACCCACCTCCTAGTTCCGGTGGAACCCTCATTGCTTTTTCCTTAGCACTGTTATCATCGATTGATTTCACAAATATAGAGTTTGGTTCTCCTCATCATTTGCAAATTTTATCTCTTGTAATGCGTTTAACAAATGAAGCTAGAAAAAATGGATACGATGCCTACATTTATCATCCCGAACTTGCTCAAAACTTTTTATCTCATGAACATTTTCAACCTTACAAACAACAATTAAAAAGAATGGTTAATAAATTGGGTAGTACCACCCATATTAGTGTCATAGATAGTGAAGGCAATGCGGCTTCAGTGACAACATCACATGGTGAAGGTTGTGGCTACATCATTCCCGGAACAGGAATTATGGTTAATAATATGCTAGGCGAAGATGATTTAAATCCTCAGGGATTCCATACTTGGCTAGAAAACCAGAGAATTTCTTCAATGATGTCGCCTACGATTGTACTTAAAGATGGCAAGCCAGAAATCGTTTTAGGCTCTGGCGGGTCAAAGCGAATTCGTACGGCGATTTTCCAAGTTATTTCTAACTTAATTGATTGGCAAATGCCTGTCTGTGAAGCGGTAGAAAGTCCACGGTGTCACTGGGATAATAATATCTTTAATATTGAACCAGGTCTTCAGCAAAAAGATATGACAAACCTGCTACTTGACAACGATACAAAATTAATTTTATGGCAGCAAAAGAATATGTTTTTTGGTGGTGTGAATACAGTCTCAAAAACAACCACTGGAGTCATGGAGGCGGCGGGAGATTCTCGTCGAAGTGGTGTGGGAGTGATCATTTGCTAA
- a CDS encoding CopG family transcriptional regulator, protein MARPGGNPDFGTKYRFDYGRDEPLSEQVKVLMHPHMKCQLKNLADQKKCTVPDLIREAIDLYLASQQTSQAS, encoded by the coding sequence ATGGCACGACCAGGTGGCAATCCAGATTTTGGGACAAAATATCGCTTTGATTACGGCAGGGATGAACCACTATCAGAGCAAGTGAAAGTATTAATGCATCCTCATATGAAGTGTCAATTAAAAAATCTGGCTGACCAGAAAAAATGTACGGTGCCAGATTTAATCAGAGAAGCCATTGACCTATATTTAGCTAGCCAGCAGACTTCTCAAGCAAGCTAG
- a CDS encoding DUF7219 family protein, with the protein MTEESSFLANLPDFLYPRSPYHGQFKPEYLIFDANLQEFSQRVNYICNLQTNGKLSPQEAYKQIKILWKQLKRTKKELNIK; encoded by the coding sequence ATGACAGAAGAATCTAGTTTTTTAGCTAACCTACCAGATTTTCTTTATCCTCGCAGTCCTTATCATGGTCAATTTAAGCCTGAGTATTTGATTTTTGATGCTAACCTACAGGAGTTTTCCCAAAGGGTCAACTACATCTGTAACTTACAAACTAATGGTAAGCTTTCCCCACAAGAGGCTTACAAACAAATAAAAATACTCTGGAAACAGCTCAAACGTACTAAAAAGGAACTCAATATTAAATAG
- the modA gene encoding molybdate ABC transporter substrate-binding protein, producing the protein MKRRHIFTFIGIALTSLILAVGLPLISSSVLAQSNTELLVSAAASMKDVMEEVKKDYQQTKPNVNIRYNFGASGALLQQIQQGAPVDVFISAGKKQMDTLEQSGQLLAGTRGILAKNRLVLVVPNNVTGISSFYNLRDSKIKKIAIGEPRSVPAGQYAEQTLQKLGIYQSIKPKFVYANNVRQVLAAVESGNADAGLVYLTDAKISNKVKVVVAADEKYHSPIVYPMAVLKRSKNTQAAKDFVQFLSGDKTKTVLQKYGFILPSQPTAVNR; encoded by the coding sequence ATGAAAAGAAGACACATTTTCACATTTATAGGCATAGCATTAACTAGCTTGATTTTAGCAGTAGGCTTGCCATTAATTTCTTCCTCTGTGCTAGCACAATCAAACACTGAATTGCTTGTGTCTGCTGCTGCCAGCATGAAAGATGTAATGGAAGAAGTCAAGAAGGACTACCAACAAACTAAACCAAATGTCAACATTAGATACAACTTTGGGGCTTCTGGCGCATTGCTACAACAAATTCAACAGGGAGCGCCTGTAGATGTGTTTATCTCAGCTGGCAAAAAGCAGATGGACACCTTAGAGCAATCAGGACAGCTATTAGCAGGTACTCGTGGAATTTTAGCGAAAAACCGTCTGGTATTAGTTGTGCCAAACAATGTTACAGGCATTAGCAGTTTTTATAACTTGAGAGACTCTAAAATTAAGAAAATTGCCATTGGCGAACCAAGAAGCGTGCCAGCAGGGCAATATGCAGAACAAACTCTTCAGAAATTGGGCATTTACCAATCAATCAAACCCAAGTTTGTTTATGCTAATAATGTACGTCAAGTTTTAGCAGCAGTAGAAAGCGGTAATGCTGACGCGGGCTTAGTTTACCTGACTGATGCGAAAATATCTAACAAAGTAAAAGTCGTAGTGGCTGCTGATGAAAAATATCACTCTCCGATTGTTTATCCAATGGCAGTCTTAAAAAGAAGTAAAAATACCCAAGCAGCCAAAGATTTTGTTCAGTTTCTATCCGGTGACAAAACAAAGACTGTACTACAAAAATACGGCTTTATCTTACCTTCACAACCAACAGCTGTAAACCGTTAG
- the modA gene encoding molybdate ABC transporter substrate-binding protein, whose amino-acid sequence METGNADAGIVYLSDAKSSQKVKVVATAPENTHSPVVCPIAVLNSSKNVNAARDFQEFLGGNQAKTVFEKQGFTLAPSK is encoded by the coding sequence GTGGAGACAGGAAACGCAGATGCTGGGATAGTCTATCTTTCCGATGCTAAAAGCTCACAGAAAGTAAAAGTTGTGGCGACTGCACCAGAAAATACACACTCCCCGGTTGTTTGTCCGATCGCAGTTCTCAATAGCAGTAAAAATGTTAACGCTGCCAGGGATTTTCAGGAATTTTTAGGAGGTAATCAAGCCAAAACCGTGTTTGAAAAGCAAGGATTTACCCTAGCACCAAGCAAGTAA
- the modB gene encoding molybdate ABC transporter permease subunit, with product MPQDLSPLWISLKTSLLSTFITFFLGIATAYWMLGYRGKAKSLIEGILVAPLILPPTVVGFILLVFFGKNGPVGKLMESLRSDFSIVFTWYGAAIAATVVSLPLMYKTALGAFEQIDQNLLRVARTLGATESTIFWRISLPLAFPGILAATTLAFARALGEFGATLMLAGNIPGQTQTIPMAIYFAVEAGAMEEAWFWSIAIMVISLSGIIAVNYWQERREKNRRQHRRTREQGGQAGQAGQGRQAGQGGLIVDIEKVLPEFYLKVSFSADRQPLGFLGGSGAGKSMILRCIAGIETPTRGKIILNGRVLFDSQGGINIPSRERRIGFVVQNYALFPHMNVAQNIAFGLPKDISGTAIKQQVESKLIDVQLLGFGDRYPSQLSGGQQQRVAIARALSSQPEALLLDEPFSALDTFLRSQLEQQMIETLADYQGVTLFVTHSMEEAYRVCPNLLVMESGRIIQNGTRHDVFERPTTVTAAQLTGCKNFSTAVAAQFGQIEAVDWGCNLQVVDTIPNELSHVGIRAHHITFTNDSNQNNTFRCWLVRATETPHRMTLFLKLHSSGSASHDYHLQAEVFKEKWATIKDRPMPWYVRLDPFALMLME from the coding sequence ATGCCACAAGATTTATCTCCTCTTTGGATATCACTCAAAACATCCTTACTGTCCACATTTATTACCTTCTTTCTTGGCATTGCAACTGCTTATTGGATGCTGGGATATCGTGGTAAGGCTAAGTCCTTGATTGAAGGTATTTTGGTTGCTCCTTTGATTTTACCGCCAACAGTAGTTGGCTTCATACTACTGGTATTTTTTGGTAAAAATGGACCGGTGGGAAAACTCATGGAGAGTTTGCGATCAGACTTCAGCATTGTTTTTACTTGGTACGGTGCAGCGATCGCAGCTACAGTAGTTTCTCTACCACTAATGTATAAAACTGCATTAGGAGCCTTTGAACAAATTGATCAGAATCTCTTGCGGGTAGCGAGAACTCTCGGTGCAACTGAATCAACTATCTTTTGGCGGATTAGTTTACCCTTAGCTTTTCCTGGCATCTTGGCTGCAACAACTCTGGCTTTTGCTCGTGCTTTAGGTGAATTCGGTGCAACTTTGATGCTAGCGGGGAATATCCCTGGACAAACCCAGACAATTCCAATGGCGATTTATTTTGCCGTGGAAGCCGGAGCGATGGAAGAAGCTTGGTTCTGGTCGATCGCCATTATGGTAATTTCTCTATCTGGAATCATTGCTGTCAACTATTGGCAGGAACGTAGGGAAAAAAATAGAAGACAACACAGGAGGACAAGGGAACAAGGGGGACAAGCAGGACAAGCAGGACAAGGAAGACAAGCAGGACAAGGAGGATTGATTGTAGATATCGAAAAAGTACTTCCTGAGTTCTATTTAAAAGTTTCATTCAGTGCTGATCGCCAGCCTCTAGGGTTTTTGGGAGGTTCCGGTGCTGGTAAAAGTATGATTTTGCGCTGCATTGCTGGCATTGAGACACCCACCAGAGGCAAGATTATTTTGAATGGTAGAGTATTATTTGATTCCCAAGGGGGAATCAATATCCCAAGTCGAGAACGCCGCATTGGTTTTGTAGTCCAGAACTATGCTCTGTTCCCTCATATGAATGTGGCACAAAATATTGCCTTTGGCTTACCCAAGGACATATCGGGAACAGCAATTAAGCAGCAGGTAGAATCAAAATTGATTGATGTGCAATTGTTGGGTTTTGGCGATCGCTATCCAAGTCAACTTTCCGGGGGACAGCAGCAACGAGTAGCGATCGCCCGGGCTTTGTCTAGCCAACCAGAAGCTTTACTATTAGATGAACCGTTTTCTGCGCTTGATACGTTTCTGCGTAGTCAACTAGAACAACAGATGATAGAAACCCTAGCTGACTATCAAGGTGTCACCCTGTTTGTCACACATAGTATGGAAGAAGCCTACCGGGTTTGTCCTAATCTGTTAGTGATGGAGTCGGGCAGAATAATTCAGAATGGTACAAGACATGATGTGTTTGAGCGACCTACTACAGTTACAGCTGCCCAGTTAACAGGCTGTAAAAATTTTTCTACTGCTGTAGCTGCCCAGTTTGGGCAAATAGAAGCAGTGGACTGGGGTTGTAACCTACAGGTGGTTGACACTATCCCCAATGAATTATCCCACGTCGGTATTCGCGCCCATCACATCACCTTTACTAATGACTCTAATCAAAATAATACTTTCAGGTGTTGGCTAGTAAGAGCAACGGAAACACCACACCGAATGACGTTGTTCTTGAAGTTGCATTCCTCTGGTAGTGCTTCCCATGATTACCATCTGCAAGCAGAAGTATTTAAGGAAAAATGGGCAACTATCAAAGATAGGCCTATGCCTTGGTATGTACGTTTAGATCCCTTCGCACTTATGTTAATGGAATAG
- the psbA gene encoding photosystem II q(b) protein — MTATLQRAQSANVWERFCNWITSTNNRLYIGWFGVLMIPTLLAATTCFIIAFIAAPPVDIDGIREPVAGSLLYGNNIISGAVVPSSNAIGLHFYPIWEAASLDEWLYNGGPYQLVIFHFLIGVFCYMGREWELSYRLGMRPWIAVAYSAPVAAASAVFLIYPLGQGSFSDGMPLGISGTFNFMLVFQAEHNILMHPFHQLGVAGVFGGSLFSAMHGSLVTSSLVRETTETESQNYGYKFGQEEETYNIVAAHGYFGRLIFQYASFNNSRSLHFFLAAWPVVGIWFTALGISTMAFNLNGFNFNQSVIDSQGRVINTWADIINRANLGMEVMHERNAHNFPLDLAAAEAAPVALTAPAING, encoded by the coding sequence ATGACAGCAACTTTACAACGCGCCCAAAGCGCTAACGTATGGGAGCGGTTCTGCAACTGGATCACCAGCACCAACAACCGTCTATACATCGGTTGGTTCGGGGTATTGATGATCCCGACGCTGCTAGCCGCAACCACCTGCTTCATCATCGCCTTCATCGCCGCACCTCCTGTAGACATCGATGGAATCCGTGAGCCAGTAGCAGGTTCGTTACTATACGGCAACAACATCATCTCTGGTGCAGTAGTACCTTCTTCTAACGCCATCGGTTTACACTTCTACCCAATTTGGGAAGCAGCATCCTTAGATGAGTGGTTGTACAACGGTGGTCCTTACCAGTTGGTAATTTTCCACTTCTTAATCGGCGTATTCTGCTACATGGGTCGTGAGTGGGAATTGTCCTACCGCTTAGGGATGCGTCCTTGGATTGCCGTAGCATACTCTGCACCTGTAGCAGCAGCAAGCGCAGTCTTCTTGATCTACCCCTTGGGTCAAGGTTCCTTCTCTGACGGTATGCCCTTGGGTATCTCGGGAACCTTCAACTTCATGTTGGTGTTCCAAGCCGAACACAACATCTTAATGCACCCCTTCCACCAGTTAGGTGTAGCAGGTGTATTCGGTGGAAGTTTGTTCAGTGCAATGCACGGTTCTCTGGTTACATCTTCCTTAGTTCGTGAAACAACCGAAACCGAATCTCAAAACTACGGTTACAAGTTCGGTCAAGAGGAAGAAACCTACAACATCGTAGCTGCTCACGGTTACTTCGGAAGGCTTATCTTCCAATACGCTTCCTTCAACAACTCTCGCAGCTTGCACTTCTTCTTGGCTGCTTGGCCTGTAGTCGGAATCTGGTTCACTGCGCTGGGTATCAGCACAATGGCGTTCAATCTGAATGGTTTCAACTTCAACCAGTCAGTGATTGACTCTCAAGGTCGCGTCATTAACACCTGGGCAGACATCATCAACCGCGCTAACCTGGGTATGGAAGTTATGCACGAGCGTAACGCTCACAACTTCCCCCTCGATTTGGCTGCTGCTGAAGCTGCTCCTGTCGCTCTAACCGCTCCTGCGATCAACGGTTAA
- a CDS encoding bifunctional orotidine-5'-phosphate decarboxylase/orotate phosphoribosyltransferase, with product MNFFNKLEAAIARNQSLLFVGLDPNPEMMPTHYNSTGDDIICSLREWMQFVIAQTADIVCAYKPTLGFYQALGTPGIELLQQTLAAIPPHIPVILDAKHSDLNTSTIFARLVFDVWLFDAITLNPYAGQDHIAPFLLYPGKGVFVLCCTSNPAADKLQKYPTPESPLYLEVVKEARNWGTPEQLGLEVGTTAPEILALVRSLAPERLIMARSIWQENTNLNQFLSAGVNANSEGLLIPVPQDWLSRENPNQPIRALREQINQTRTQIISSASTCDLWLSNVCTLNTHPHLDLILQLYDIGCILFGNFVQASGATFPYYIDLRKVISNPQIFHKILNAYAEILKDLSFDRIAGIPYGSLPTATGLALRLNYPMIFPRKEVKAHGTRRVIEGNFQPGETIVVVDDILISGKSAMEGAEKIKSVGLQVHDIVVFLDHEQGVKDRLREHGYRAHSVLTISEITQTLHQAGRINDEQFQILAQVSGTHLPFS from the coding sequence ATGAACTTTTTTAACAAGTTAGAGGCGGCGATCGCTCGTAACCAGAGCTTACTATTTGTAGGACTTGACCCCAATCCAGAGATGATGCCTACCCACTACAACAGTACTGGAGATGACATTATCTGTAGTTTACGAGAGTGGATGCAGTTCGTGATCGCCCAAACAGCCGATATCGTCTGCGCCTACAAGCCTACTCTTGGGTTTTATCAAGCACTAGGTACACCAGGAATAGAACTCCTGCAACAGACACTTGCAGCAATTCCACCCCATATCCCAGTTATTTTAGATGCCAAACATAGTGACCTCAACACCAGCACCATCTTTGCCCGGTTGGTGTTTGATGTGTGGCTCTTTGATGCAATTACTCTTAATCCTTACGCTGGACAAGATCATATTGCCCCATTTTTGCTTTATCCTGGTAAAGGAGTTTTTGTGTTGTGTTGTACGTCGAATCCTGCGGCAGACAAATTGCAGAAATATCCTACACCGGAATCACCACTTTATTTAGAGGTGGTAAAAGAAGCTAGAAATTGGGGTACTCCTGAACAATTGGGTCTGGAAGTTGGTACAACTGCACCAGAAATTTTAGCTCTTGTGCGATCGCTAGCTCCCGAACGATTAATCATGGCTCGTAGTATCTGGCAAGAAAATACTAACTTGAACCAATTTTTGAGTGCTGGAGTGAATGCAAACAGTGAAGGTTTACTTATTCCCGTTCCTCAAGATTGGTTAAGTCGTGAAAACCCAAACCAGCCAATCCGCGCTCTACGCGAGCAAATCAATCAAACTAGAACCCAAATTATCAGTTCTGCTTCCACTTGCGACTTGTGGCTATCCAATGTCTGCACATTGAATACTCATCCTCACTTAGACTTAATTTTGCAGCTCTACGACATTGGTTGCATTCTGTTTGGCAATTTTGTCCAAGCTTCGGGAGCAACATTCCCTTATTACATTGATCTACGCAAGGTCATTTCTAATCCCCAAATTTTCCATAAAATCTTAAATGCTTATGCCGAGATTCTCAAAGACCTAAGCTTTGATCGGATTGCAGGTATTCCTTACGGCTCTTTACCGACTGCAACTGGCCTAGCACTGCGTCTGAATTATCCAATGATTTTTCCTCGCAAGGAAGTTAAGGCACACGGGACACGACGAGTGATTGAGGGAAACTTTCAGCCAGGAGAAACAATTGTTGTTGTTGATGACATTCTCATCAGTGGCAAAAGTGCAATGGAAGGGGCAGAAAAAATTAAGTCTGTTGGCTTACAAGTTCACGACATTGTGGTGTTTTTAGATCATGAACAAGGGGTTAAAGACAGACTGCGGGAGCATGGCTATCGAGCGCATTCAGTCTTGACGATTTCTGAGATTACACAAACACTGCACCAAGCAGGTCGCATTAATGACGAGCAATTTCAGATTCTCGCTCAAGTTTCGGGAACACATCTACCATTTTCTTGA